A region from the Methylocystis iwaonis genome encodes:
- a CDS encoding CarD family transcriptional regulator, giving the protein MAKRNEPPVETATPVAAEKTVTDSKAVVRPAPAKTKPAAQKHGFKLNEFIVYPAHGVGQIIGVETQEVAGFSLELFVVSFIKDKMILKVPTSKIANVGMRKLAETGVVDKALTTLSGRARIKRTMWSRRAQEYEAKINSGDLVTIAEVVRDLYRSDTQPEQSYSERQLYEAALDRMAREVAAVRKLIDSEALKVIESFLQKGPRRGAKADAEAEAADDGDEEDVDRAA; this is encoded by the coding sequence TTGGCAAAAAGAAACGAGCCCCCCGTTGAAACGGCGACGCCCGTCGCTGCCGAGAAGACCGTAACCGATTCAAAGGCCGTGGTGAGACCCGCGCCCGCGAAAACGAAACCGGCCGCGCAGAAGCACGGTTTCAAGCTCAACGAGTTCATCGTCTATCCGGCTCACGGCGTCGGCCAAATCATTGGCGTCGAAACACAGGAAGTCGCGGGCTTCAGCCTCGAGCTCTTTGTCGTCAGCTTCATCAAGGACAAGATGATCCTGAAGGTTCCGACGAGCAAGATCGCCAATGTCGGCATGCGTAAGCTCGCAGAGACCGGCGTAGTCGACAAAGCGCTCACGACGCTTTCCGGACGCGCGCGCATCAAGCGCACAATGTGGTCGCGCCGCGCCCAGGAATATGAGGCCAAGATCAACTCCGGCGATCTTGTCACGATCGCCGAGGTGGTGCGCGACCTCTACCGTTCAGACACGCAGCCGGAGCAGTCCTATTCCGAGCGCCAGCTTTACGAGGCGGCGCTCGACCGCATGGCGCGGGAAGTCGCGGCCGTGCGCAAGCTGATCGACTCGGAGGCGCTGAAGGTGATCGAGTCCTTCCTGCAGAAGGGCCCGCGGCGCGGAGCGAAGGCCGACGCCGAAGCCGAAGCCGCCGACGACGGCGACGAAGAGGACGTCGATCGCGCCGCGTGA
- a CDS encoding ABC transporter permease, which translates to MSANLLAKIREFGRVISVILLMDMRTRFGSSYFGYLIAIAWPLSHLIIISGAYLLRNYVAPVGESAAVFVATGVVPYILCLYPARMLGMAIIQGRTLLNMPILKPGHLITARWILEVLNAFIVLWLYLLIMYSLDIDFLPTDYIAASQAVLAAVYLGIGFGVLNTVACAIFGMFFIGAFTLAAVILYILSGVYEPSYAFSEEVREYYSYNPLFQIVEWLRSAYYTSYDPHTVDKAYVVEFASVSLALGLLGERFLRGKFFS; encoded by the coding sequence GTGTCGGCAAATCTTCTCGCGAAGATCAGGGAATTCGGCCGCGTTATCTCGGTGATTCTGCTGATGGATATGAGGACGCGGTTCGGCTCCAGCTATTTCGGCTATCTTATCGCGATCGCATGGCCGCTCAGCCATCTCATCATCATTTCCGGCGCCTATCTCCTTAGGAATTATGTCGCGCCTGTCGGTGAGAGTGCGGCTGTGTTCGTAGCGACAGGGGTTGTGCCCTACATTCTCTGTCTCTATCCCGCGAGAATGCTGGGTATGGCTATAATCCAAGGGCGGACGCTGCTAAATATGCCGATACTCAAGCCCGGGCATTTAATTACTGCGAGATGGATATTGGAAGTGCTTAACGCTTTCATTGTTTTATGGCTATATTTGTTGATTATGTATTCGTTAGACATAGACTTTCTTCCGACAGATTACATTGCGGCATCTCAGGCTGTTCTTGCGGCTGTTTATCTTGGAATAGGGTTTGGAGTGCTAAATACGGTCGCTTGTGCAATATTTGGCATGTTCTTTATCGGTGCATTTACGTTGGCTGCTGTCATCTTATACATATTATCTGGGGTATATGAGCCGTCTTATGCTTTTTCAGAGGAAGTGCGCGAGTACTATTCCTACAATCCCCTCTTCCAAATCGTGGAGTGGCTGCGCTCCGCATATTACACCAGCTACGATCCCCATACGGTCGACAAAGCGTACGTCGTCGAATTTGCTTCAGTCTCTCTCGCCCTTGGCCTGCTGGGGGAGCGCTTTCTTCGCGGAAAATTTTTCTCCTGA
- the fdxA gene encoding ferredoxin FdxA → MTYVVTENCIKCKYMDCVEVCPVDCFYEGENMLVIHPDECIDCGVCEPECPAEAIKPDTEEGLEKWLQLNAEMAQNWPNITIKRDPPADAKEWDGKPGKFEAQFSSEPGQGD, encoded by the coding sequence ATGACTTATGTCGTCACGGAAAACTGCATCAAGTGCAAGTATATGGATTGCGTGGAAGTTTGCCCCGTCGACTGCTTCTACGAGGGCGAGAACATGCTCGTCATCCATCCGGACGAATGTATCGACTGCGGCGTCTGCGAGCCTGAATGCCCCGCCGAGGCGATCAAGCCCGACACCGAGGAAGGCCTCGAGAAGTGGTTGCAGTTGAACGCTGAAATGGCGCAGAATTGGCCGAACATCACCATCAAGCGCGACCCGCCCGCCGACGCCAAGGAATGGGATGGCAAGCCCGGCAAGTTCGAAGCCCAGTTCTCTTCCGAGCCCGGACAGGGCGACTGA